In a genomic window of Coriobacteriia bacterium:
- a CDS encoding radical SAM protein: MRPMDFAKRTAANKLVDYLCADPENNMSKVMDKINAICPDALFPAQREAFTKVMSDPDNNMYQLMMRIMDLNPAVRNDMIKTVLVESNLIAWGVQEKMREKYRCNIPWAILLDPTSACNLHCTGCWAAEYGHKLNLSYDEIDSIIRQGKELGVHIYIYTGGEPLVRKHDLIKLCEAHPDCAFLCFTNATLIDEEFCQEMIRVKNFIPAISAEGDEAATDGRRGEGTYAKVEAAMDLLNSHGLPFGVSICYTHDNAPSVASDEYFDWLIEKGALFAWIFTYMPVGKDAPTSLMPTPEDRERLYRFNRRIRETKPILTLDFQHDGEFVGGCIAGGRRYLHINAAGDVEPCVFIHYSNANVREMSLLDCLRSPIFMAYYEGQPFNDNLLRPCPMLENPECIERMVEETGAHCTDLQATESAHDLAEKCRPAARAWAPVAERLWTDPDDPRAELRNRTCSGLADSDLERLGYQGRTMHGAFDPDRDKDSIFATK, encoded by the coding sequence ATGAGACCAATGGACTTTGCAAAGCGCACGGCGGCCAACAAGCTCGTCGACTACCTCTGCGCAGATCCCGAAAACAACATGAGCAAGGTGATGGACAAGATCAACGCCATTTGCCCCGACGCCCTGTTTCCCGCGCAGCGCGAGGCGTTCACGAAGGTCATGTCCGATCCCGACAACAACATGTACCAGCTCATGATGCGGATCATGGATCTCAACCCCGCGGTTCGCAACGACATGATCAAGACCGTCCTGGTCGAGTCCAACCTCATAGCGTGGGGCGTACAGGAGAAGATGCGCGAGAAGTATCGCTGCAACATCCCCTGGGCCATCCTGCTCGATCCCACGAGCGCCTGTAACCTGCACTGCACGGGTTGCTGGGCCGCGGAGTACGGCCACAAGCTCAACCTGAGCTATGACGAGATCGACTCCATCATCCGCCAGGGCAAGGAGCTCGGCGTCCACATCTACATCTACACAGGCGGCGAGCCGCTGGTGCGCAAGCACGACCTCATCAAGCTCTGTGAGGCGCATCCGGATTGCGCGTTTCTATGCTTCACCAACGCCACGCTCATCGACGAGGAGTTCTGTCAGGAGATGATTCGCGTCAAGAACTTTATCCCGGCCATCTCGGCCGAGGGCGACGAGGCCGCCACCGATGGGCGCAGGGGCGAGGGTACCTACGCCAAGGTGGAAGCTGCCATGGATTTGCTGAACAGCCATGGGCTGCCCTTTGGCGTTTCCATTTGCTACACCCACGACAACGCGCCTTCCGTGGCAAGCGACGAGTACTTCGACTGGCTCATCGAGAAGGGCGCGTTGTTCGCTTGGATCTTCACCTACATGCCCGTGGGCAAGGACGCCCCCACCTCTCTCATGCCCACGCCCGAAGACCGCGAGCGCCTCTACCGCTTCAACCGTCGCATACGCGAGACCAAGCCCATCCTCACTCTGGACTTCCAGCACGATGGCGAGTTCGTGGGCGGATGCATCGCCGGTGGCAGACGCTACCTGCACATCAATGCTGCCGGTGACGTCGAACCCTGCGTGTTCATCCACTATTCGAATGCCAATGTCCGCGAGATGTCGCTTCTCGACTGCCTGCGCTCGCCCATCTTCATGGCCTACTACGAAGGACAGCCCTTCAACGACAATCTGCTGCGACCGTGTCCGATGCTCGAGAATCCCGAGTGCATCGAGCGCATGGTCGAGGAGACGGGGGCCCACTGCACCGATTTGCAGGCGACCGAAAGCGCTCACGACCTTGCGGAGAAATGCCGACCCGCGGCGCGCGCGTGGGCGCCGGTGGCAGAAAGGCTCTGGACCGACCCGGATGATCCGCGCGCTGAGCTGCGCAACCGCACTTGCAGCGGCCTGGCCGATAGCGACCTGGAACGCCTGGGGTATCAAGGGCGCACGATGCACGGCGCCTTCGATCCCGACCGCGACAAGGACTCCATCTTCGCGACAAAATAA
- a CDS encoding NADH:flavin oxidoreductase, with amino-acid sequence MKRDYPNLCKPLKVGNLTFRNRMVSAPMGATDITAEGTPGLRTLGFYEARAKGGVAAVTVSELVVHPETDGSQMLHLSLATPGQLGAFAYVADAIKRHGAIASIELSHSGQYAGTYMVDKKKKGDLCQYGPSDGVRPDGIPVKALTHEQIDDIVAAYANAAVLARRAGFQMCMVHAGHGWLINQFLSPYFNKRTDEYGGSLENRLRFARQILTAIREATGPGFPIELRMSGSELFDGGYDIEEGCRIAQGLEDLVDLIHVSAGSYQFGFSITHPSMFRDHGCNVPLAAQIKQHVSVPVIAIGGLSDPAQMEEIVASGQADAVAMARALLADPELPNKVMANRGDEVVKCLRCFVCMAERPVTQTRRCAVNPLIGREFEGLTVTPTAWPKRVLVAGGGIAGMKAAHTAALRGHDVTLCEASDELGGILRTEAALPFKYDMYELGRTYAHLCREAGVDIRLETPVTAALCEELDPDALIIAVGSEPIKLPFPVAEDARVISIDELYLDGAEPGPEVTVIGGGLTGCECALQLARTGHKVHLIEMRSELAPDANIRHRPILLAELEGEDIDVLTGAAAKCVDADGVTVTIDGEGRVVPCQSVIAAIGQRSRSAVVDELRDGAPFVRVIGDAQRPANITLAIYEAYHAALDV; translated from the coding sequence ATGAAGCGCGATTACCCCAACCTCTGCAAACCCCTCAAGGTAGGCAACCTGACATTCCGCAACCGCATGGTGTCTGCTCCCATGGGCGCCACCGACATCACGGCAGAGGGTACGCCGGGCCTGCGCACGCTAGGCTTCTACGAGGCCCGTGCCAAGGGTGGTGTCGCTGCGGTCACCGTGAGCGAGCTCGTCGTGCACCCGGAGACGGACGGCTCGCAGATGCTGCACCTCTCGCTCGCAACCCCTGGTCAGCTCGGTGCGTTTGCCTACGTTGCCGATGCCATCAAGCGTCACGGGGCCATCGCCTCCATCGAGCTGTCGCATTCTGGCCAGTACGCGGGCACTTATATGGTGGACAAGAAGAAAAAAGGCGACCTGTGCCAGTACGGGCCATCCGATGGCGTGCGCCCCGACGGCATCCCCGTGAAGGCACTCACGCACGAGCAGATCGATGACATCGTCGCCGCTTACGCCAACGCTGCCGTGTTGGCACGGCGCGCCGGATTCCAGATGTGCATGGTGCATGCGGGGCATGGCTGGCTCATCAACCAGTTCCTCTCGCCGTACTTCAACAAACGCACCGACGAGTACGGCGGTTCCCTCGAGAACCGCCTGCGCTTCGCTCGCCAGATACTCACCGCGATTCGCGAGGCTACGGGCCCCGGCTTTCCCATCGAGCTGCGCATGAGTGGCTCGGAGCTTTTCGACGGCGGCTATGACATCGAGGAGGGATGCCGCATCGCCCAAGGCCTCGAGGATCTTGTTGATCTCATTCACGTGTCGGCCGGCTCCTACCAGTTTGGCTTCTCGATCACCCATCCGTCGATGTTCCGCGATCACGGTTGCAATGTGCCGCTGGCCGCGCAGATCAAGCAGCATGTGTCCGTGCCGGTCATCGCCATCGGCGGCTTGTCCGACCCGGCGCAGATGGAGGAAATCGTCGCCAGTGGCCAGGCCGATGCCGTCGCCATGGCCCGCGCGCTGCTTGCCGACCCCGAGCTTCCCAACAAGGTCATGGCCAACCGGGGTGACGAGGTCGTGAAGTGCCTACGTTGCTTCGTCTGCATGGCCGAGCGCCCCGTGACCCAAACACGTCGCTGCGCCGTGAACCCGCTCATCGGCCGTGAGTTCGAGGGGCTGACCGTGACGCCCACGGCCTGGCCAAAGCGTGTGCTCGTGGCCGGCGGTGGCATTGCCGGCATGAAGGCGGCCCACACCGCAGCGCTACGCGGCCATGACGTGACGCTATGCGAGGCAAGTGACGAGCTCGGCGGCATCCTGCGCACCGAGGCGGCGCTTCCCTTCAAGTACGACATGTACGAGTTGGGGCGCACCTATGCGCATCTGTGCCGCGAGGCCGGCGTCGACATTCGGCTCGAGACACCCGTGACCGCCGCATTGTGCGAAGAGCTCGACCCCGACGCGCTTATCATCGCCGTAGGCTCCGAGCCCATCAAGCTCCCCTTCCCCGTGGCTGAGGACGCTCGCGTGATTTCCATAGACGAGCTCTACCTGGACGGCGCCGAGCCGGGACCAGAGGTCACCGTCATTGGCGGCGGTCTCACCGGCTGCGAGTGCGCGCTGCAACTGGCACGCACGGGTCACAAGGTGCACCTCATCGAGATGCGTTCCGAACTGGCTCCCGATGCCAACATTCGCCATCGTCCCATCTTGCTGGCAGAGCTGGAGGGCGAGGATATTGACGTGCTGACGGGTGCGGCCGCGAAGTGCGTGGACGCCGATGGCGTAACGGTCACCATCGATGGCGAGGGGAGAGTGGTGCCGTGTCAGTCGGTCATCGCCGCCATCGGTCAGCGCTCGCGCAGCGCGGTTGTCGACGAGCTACGCGATGGTGCGCCTTTCGTACGCGTCATCGGCGATGCCCAGCGGCCGGCCAACATCACGCTCGCGATCTACGAGGCCTACCACGCCGCGCTGGATGTGTAA
- a CDS encoding aminotransferase, with amino-acid sequence MTEYKDLSTDEMRTLYDALEKQYEKYCALNLELNMARGKPSPEQLELSMPMLDCVNSTSDYRAADGTDCRNYGVLAGLPEARTFIASMLDVAPEQVIVCGASSLNVMFDTIARAWISGLGGQLPWSKLDSVKFICPVPGYDRHFAICEHFGIEMIPVELGEDGPDVAEVARLVADPAVKGIWCVPQYSNPCGYTYSDEVVRGLTALEPAASDFRIFWDNAYAVHHLYDEPTQQDHVLNIIDACADAGNPDMVFEFCSTSKVTLPGAGISAFVSSVANVNEMLAAMGAQTIGFDKLNQLRHVRFLEDAEGVAAHMSKHAELLRPRFEKVLEIFDEDLGGTGIGSWTHPRGGYFISFTGLDGTAKATVAKAKDAGVALTGAGATWPCGNDPHDSNIRIAPSFPSIEELEQAARIFTVCARMTALEKLMAE; translated from the coding sequence ATGACCGAGTACAAGGACCTGAGCACAGACGAGATGCGCACGCTCTATGACGCGCTTGAGAAGCAATACGAGAAGTATTGCGCCTTGAATCTCGAGCTCAACATGGCCCGTGGCAAACCGAGTCCCGAACAGCTCGAGCTCAGCATGCCGATGCTCGACTGCGTTAACTCGACAAGCGACTACCGCGCCGCCGACGGCACCGACTGCCGCAACTATGGCGTGCTGGCCGGCCTGCCCGAAGCGCGCACGTTCATCGCCAGCATGCTCGATGTTGCGCCCGAGCAAGTCATCGTGTGCGGCGCCTCGAGTCTCAACGTCATGTTCGACACCATCGCACGTGCCTGGATTTCCGGCCTAGGCGGACAGCTGCCCTGGAGCAAGCTCGATAGCGTCAAGTTCATCTGCCCTGTTCCTGGCTATGATCGTCACTTCGCCATCTGCGAGCACTTCGGCATCGAGATGATTCCCGTCGAGCTGGGCGAGGATGGCCCGGACGTCGCCGAGGTCGCGCGCCTCGTGGCAGACCCGGCGGTCAAGGGCATCTGGTGCGTCCCGCAATACTCGAATCCCTGTGGCTACACCTACTCGGACGAAGTCGTGCGCGGGCTGACCGCACTTGAGCCGGCTGCCAGCGACTTCAGGATCTTCTGGGACAATGCCTACGCCGTGCACCATCTCTATGATGAGCCCACGCAGCAGGATCACGTGCTCAACATCATCGATGCTTGCGCCGATGCGGGCAATCCCGACATGGTCTTCGAGTTCTGCTCGACCTCGAAGGTGACGCTTCCCGGAGCGGGTATCTCGGCTTTTGTTTCCAGCGTTGCCAACGTAAATGAAATGCTCGCGGCGATGGGAGCGCAGACCATCGGGTTCGACAAGCTCAACCAGCTGCGCCACGTGCGCTTTTTGGAAGATGCCGAGGGCGTTGCCGCGCACATGAGCAAGCACGCGGAACTGCTGCGTCCGCGTTTCGAGAAGGTGCTCGAGATCTTCGACGAGGACTTGGGTGGCACGGGCATTGGAAGCTGGACCCACCCGCGCGGTGGCTACTTCATCAGCTTCACCGGTCTTGACGGTACGGCCAAGGCGACCGTAGCCAAGGCAAAAGATGCTGGCGTCGCGCTGACGGGCGCTGGTGCGACCTGGCCATGCGGGAACGACCCACACGACTCCAACATCCGCATCGCGCCGAGCTTCCCGAGCATCGAGGAGCTCGAGCAGGCGGCACGCATCTTCACCGTCTGCGCGCGCATGACCGCCCTCGAAAAGCTCATGGCCGAGTAG
- a CDS encoding ECF transporter S component, translating into MSEISHAGGSVTPQQSRKATWSTRKLVLLALFTALSLILSFIEAPIFPAAPFLKYDPSAVIAGFAACGLGVGAGLLVGIASAAIHGLIMGDPWGSLMTIIAVACWIVPMALIYRTKGTRTTLLIGIIVGSILSLAGAIVGNLLITPIYTGTNVATVAAMIIPILLPFNALKILINDVLAFVLYKPVENLMSKD; encoded by the coding sequence ATGTCCGAAATCTCTCACGCAGGCGGGAGCGTCACCCCGCAGCAATCACGCAAGGCCACATGGAGCACGCGCAAGCTCGTCCTGCTCGCGCTCTTCACGGCACTTTCGCTCATCCTGTCCTTCATCGAGGCGCCCATCTTTCCCGCAGCGCCGTTTCTGAAGTACGACCCGTCGGCCGTCATCGCGGGCTTTGCCGCCTGCGGCCTTGGTGTGGGTGCTGGCTTGCTCGTGGGCATTGCCTCGGCTGCCATCCATGGCCTCATCATGGGTGATCCTTGGGGCTCGCTCATGACCATCATCGCCGTGGCATGCTGGATCGTGCCCATGGCGCTCATCTATCGCACCAAGGGGACGCGTACGACGCTGCTCATCGGCATCATCGTAGGCTCCATCCTCTCGCTGGCCGGCGCCATCGTGGGCAATCTGCTTATCACGCCCATATACACGGGGACGAACGTGGCAACGGTCGCAGCCATGATCATTCCCATCCTGCTTCCCTTCAACGCGCTCAAGATCCTCATCAACGACGTGCTCGCCTTCGTGCTCTACAAGCCGGTCGAGAACCTCATGTCCAAGGACTAG
- the typA gene encoding translational GTPase TypA, which translates to MLQEHIRNIAIIAHVDHGKTTLVDRLLQTAGVFRENQQVEERVLDSNDQERERGITILSKNVSIRYKDVKINVIDTPGHADFGGEVERVLKMADGVLLLVDAFEGPMPQTRFVLKHALSLNLVPIVVINKIDRPGARPDEVLDEVFELMLELGASDEQLDFTTVYASAMNGYARLDPDDGNMDMLPLLDTILEHIPAPDVDPDGPVAMQICTVDHSEYVGRIGTGRLFSGSIEAGQQVLVIKNNGTTRYETTIKHLYTFEALGREEAQSAEAGDIIAIVGVEDADVGDVVTDIENPVEMEPIEVEEPTLSVIFEASSSPLVGKEGDIVGGRQLKERLMREGEANISMRIEELEDKSGIEVAGRGILHLSVLMETMRREGYEFQVGRPRVLYKTIDGVKMEPIEDASVETPEEYSGKIIELFGTAGGEMTNMTTHQDQTVLSFKIPTRGIMGLRTKILNASHGEAIFSHRFSEYGPMRGELGMRKNGAMVAMHSDKAVAYALDTLQQRGTLYVEPGDECYEGMIVGENAKEGDMDVNVSKTKQLGNQRASSADKAIMLTPPVKFTLEEALEYIADDELVEITPKSIRLRKRTLDKIGRKKERARALGK; encoded by the coding sequence ATGCTTCAAGAACATATCCGCAACATCGCCATCATCGCGCACGTCGATCACGGCAAGACCACACTCGTCGATCGCCTTCTGCAAACTGCCGGTGTCTTCCGCGAGAACCAGCAAGTCGAGGAGCGCGTCTTAGACTCCAACGATCAGGAGCGCGAGCGCGGCATCACGATTCTCTCCAAGAACGTCTCCATCCGCTACAAGGACGTGAAGATCAATGTCATCGACACGCCGGGCCATGCCGACTTCGGTGGCGAGGTCGAGCGCGTGCTCAAGATGGCCGACGGCGTCTTGTTGCTGGTCGATGCCTTCGAGGGCCCCATGCCGCAGACGCGTTTCGTTCTCAAGCATGCCCTCAGCCTCAATCTGGTGCCCATCGTCGTCATCAACAAGATTGACCGCCCGGGTGCGCGTCCCGACGAAGTCCTCGATGAGGTCTTCGAGCTCATGCTCGAGCTGGGCGCAAGCGATGAGCAACTCGACTTCACGACTGTCTACGCGAGCGCGATGAACGGCTACGCACGCCTCGATCCGGATGACGGCAACATGGATATGCTGCCGCTGCTCGATACCATCCTCGAGCATATTCCCGCGCCCGATGTCGACCCGGACGGCCCCGTCGCCATGCAGATTTGCACGGTCGACCATTCCGAGTACGTGGGTCGTATCGGCACGGGTCGCCTGTTCTCCGGCTCCATCGAAGCTGGTCAGCAGGTGCTTGTCATCAAGAACAACGGCACTACTCGCTACGAGACCACCATCAAGCACCTCTACACCTTTGAGGCCCTGGGCCGCGAGGAAGCGCAGAGCGCCGAAGCCGGTGACATCATCGCCATCGTTGGCGTCGAGGACGCGGACGTGGGCGACGTCGTGACCGACATCGAGAACCCCGTCGAGATGGAACCCATCGAGGTCGAGGAGCCAACGCTTTCGGTCATCTTCGAGGCATCCTCGAGCCCGCTTGTGGGCAAGGAAGGCGATATCGTTGGCGGCCGTCAGCTCAAGGAGCGCCTCATGCGCGAGGGCGAGGCCAATATCTCGATGCGCATCGAGGAGCTCGAGGACAAAAGCGGTATCGAGGTTGCCGGTCGCGGCATTCTGCATCTCTCCGTGCTCATGGAGACCATGCGCCGCGAGGGCTATGAGTTCCAGGTCGGGCGCCCCCGCGTGCTTTATAAGACCATTGACGGCGTCAAGATGGAGCCCATCGAGGACGCGTCGGTCGAGACGCCCGAGGAGTACTCGGGCAAGATCATCGAGCTCTTTGGCACGGCCGGTGGCGAGATGACCAACATGACCACGCATCAAGACCAGACGGTCCTCTCCTTCAAGATCCCGACGCGCGGCATCATGGGCCTGCGCACCAAGATACTCAACGCGAGTCACGGCGAGGCCATCTTTAGCCACCGTTTCTCGGAGTATGGCCCCATGCGTGGCGAGCTCGGCATGCGCAAGAACGGCGCCATGGTTGCCATGCATTCCGACAAGGCCGTCGCCTACGCGCTCGACACGCTGCAGCAGCGTGGCACGCTCTACGTCGAGCCCGGTGACGAATGCTACGAGGGCATGATCGTGGGCGAGAACGCCAAGGAAGGCGACATGGACGTGAACGTGTCGAAGACCAAGCAGCTCGGCAATCAGCGTGCGTCGAGCGCCGACAAGGCCATCATGCTCACGCCTCCGGTCAAGTTCACGCTCGAGGAGGCGCTCGAGTACATTGCCGATGACGAGCTCGTCGAGATCACTCCCAAATCGATTCGCTTGCGCAAGCGCACGCTCGATAAGATTGGAAGAAAGAAGGAACGCGCCCGTGCATTGGGCAAATAG
- a CDS encoding ABC transporter — translation MTQELLRLHDAKVKMDGRVILDVDDFVINQGEHIVVLGPNGSGKSTLVKLLTKEIEPVWRETPPVLFMGQPDPSEETLIETVGLVSTDVQERMMVHRTVFDIVLGGFFGSVGVPFHIGASDEQVEQARKAIREIGIPSLSERDMLTLSTGQARRALIARALINGPALLIFDEPTLGLDPEGAWNMRQSLSALAKAGHTVLVITHNVGDIMPEFERVVMLQDAHIVADGPKEEVLTTQKLRHLFGVPITLVEMDGRYHLQ, via the coding sequence ATGACCCAGGAACTGCTTCGTCTTCATGACGCAAAAGTAAAGATGGACGGCCGTGTAATCCTCGACGTCGATGACTTCGTCATCAACCAAGGCGAGCACATCGTCGTGCTCGGACCCAACGGCTCAGGCAAGTCGACGCTGGTCAAACTGCTCACCAAGGAAATCGAGCCGGTTTGGCGCGAGACGCCGCCGGTGCTCTTCATGGGCCAGCCCGATCCCTCCGAGGAGACCCTCATCGAGACCGTGGGCCTCGTATCCACCGATGTGCAGGAGCGCATGATGGTGCACCGCACGGTGTTCGACATCGTGCTCGGCGGCTTTTTCGGAAGCGTCGGCGTGCCCTTCCACATCGGTGCCTCCGACGAGCAGGTCGAGCAGGCGCGCAAGGCCATCCGCGAGATCGGCATCCCGTCGCTGTCCGAGCGCGACATGCTCACGCTTTCCACGGGCCAGGCGCGCCGCGCGCTCATCGCCCGTGCCCTCATCAACGGGCCCGCGCTGCTCATCTTCGACGAGCCGACGCTCGGCCTCGATCCCGAGGGTGCCTGGAACATGCGCCAGTCGCTGTCCGCACTGGCCAAGGCCGGTCACACGGTTCTTGTCATCACGCATAACGTCGGCGACATCATGCCGGAGTTCGAGCGTGTGGTCATGCTACAGGATGCGCACATTGTCGCCGATGGTCCCAAGGAAGAGGTCCTCACGACGCAGAAGCTGCGCCACCTCTTTGGCGTACCCATCACGCTCGTCGAGATGGATGGGCGCTATCACCTGCAGTAG